In Humulus lupulus chromosome 6, drHumLupu1.1, whole genome shotgun sequence, a single genomic region encodes these proteins:
- the LOC133783053 gene encoding (R)-mandelonitrile lyase-like isoform X1, with amino-acid sequence MKLKRVSERKTEVTLSLVAPRFKGNKNMASSPLSLIYTLLISLTYIHGKLLVHAVDYDFSYMKSVYNATDLPLVKQYDYIVIGGGTAGCPLAATLSEKYSVLVLERGNAPNAHPNVLVASGFLANLIENDNGDTPAQRFKSEEGVENVRARVLGGTSMINGGFFSEADNDFLANSGVEWDMGEVEKAYEWVKEKIVSHSNLSVWQSAVKEALLEAGVGPDNGVTTKHKLGTKQSGSTFDDMGRRHGAVELLNNGDLKNLVIAIQASVKKIIFSTKSSNPTAIGVIYTDTKGRSHKALLRNKGEVILSAGALGSPQLLLLSGIGPQSYLSSQHIPIVLSQPNVGQFMADNPRNNINLIIPFPLETSIFQVVGVTNDYIIETFSYSLQFSPTILPFSIYPNPIIPTKLILATLAEKIVGPLSTGSLWLASNTNVTATPHVRFNYFSDPIDLARCVSAMRKFGELLKTKSLDRFKYKDLNGNRNFLFFGPPLPTIQSNDSSMEDYCRSSITTFWHYHGGCLVGKVVDGDFMVIGTNSLRVVDGSTFIISPGTNPQATLMMMGRYLGLKMLRERQTQITN; translated from the exons ATGAAATTAAAGAGAGTTTCAGAGAGAAAAACTGAG GTAACATTATCCTTAGTGGCTCCAAGGTTCAAAGGCAACAAAAATATGGCATCATCTCCTCTATCCCTTATTTATACTCTGCTGATATCATTAACTTATATTCATGGAAAATTGTTGGTCCACGCGGTTGATTATG ACTTTAGTTACATGAAATCGGTTTACAATGCAACTGATCTACCATTAGTGAAACAATATGACTACATTGTGATCGGAGGTGGCACAGCCGGATGCCCTTTGGCGGCAACTCTATCAGAAAAATACTCAGTCCTAGTTCTTGAGAGAGGCAACGCCCCTAACGCTCACCCAAATGTGTTGGTTGCATctggctttcttgctaatctcaTTGAAAATGACAATGGTGATACACCGGCGCAGAGGTTCAAGTCAGAGGAAGGTGTGGAGAACGTAAGAGCTAGGGTTTTGGGAGGGACTAGCATGATTAATGGCGGTTTCTTTTCGGAAGCTGACAATGATTTTCTTGCCAATTCTGGCGTGGAATGGGACATGGGTGAGGTTGAGAAGGCGTACGAGTGGGTGAAGGAGAAGATAGTATCACATTCGAATTTATCAGTTTGGCAATCTGCGGTGAAAGAGGCTTTGTTGGAAGCTGGCGTTGGTCCTGATAATGGAGTCACTACAAAACATAAGCTTGGAACTAAACAATCTGGTTCTACATTTGATGATATGGGGCGAAGACATGGAGCTGTGGAGTTACTAAATAATGGAGATCTCAAAAACTTGGTAATTGCAATTCAAGCTTCCGTGAAGAAAATTATCTTCTCTACTAAATCCTCTA ATCCCACTGCTATTGGAGTTATATACACGGATACCAAAGGGAGGTCTCACAAGGCATTATTACGCAATAAGGGAGAAGTAATACTAAGTGCAGGTGCACTTGGAAGCCCTCAACTTTTGCTACTTAGCGGGATCGGTCCTCAATCATACCTTTCATCACAACATATTCCCATAGTCCTTTCCCAACCCAATGTTGGACAATTCATGGCTGATAATCCACGTAACAACATTAATCtcatcatcccatttccattggAAACATCTATTTTTCAAGTTGTTGGGGTTACTAATGATTATATTATAGAAACCTTCTCTTATAGCTTACAATTTTCTCCAACTATATTACCTTTCAGCATTTACCCCAACCCAATAATTCCAACAAAATTGATTCTAGCAACCCTAGCTGAAAAAATAGTGGGGCCCTTATCAACCGGTTCACTATGGTTGGCTTCCAACACTAATGTGACAGCCACACCACATGTTCGGTTCAATTACTTCTCTGACCCGATCGACCTCGCGCGCTGCGTTAGTGCAATGAGGAAGTTTGGTGAGTTACTAAAAACTAAGTCATTAGATCGATTTAAGTACAAAGATTTGAATGGCAATAGGAATTTCTTGTTCTTTGGGCCTCCTTTGCCAACTATCCAGTCTAATGATTCATCCATGGAAGATTATTGTCGAAGTTCGATTACGACCTTTTGGCATTATCATGGGGGTTGTCTAGTGGGGAAGGTTGTGGATGGTGATTTTATGGTCATTGGTACTAATTCACTTCGAGTTGTTGATGGATCAACATTCATTATCTCTCCTGGGACCAATCCTCAGGCCACCTTAATGATGATGGGTCG TTATCTTGGACTAAAGATGTTAAGAGAAAGACAAACTCAAATTACAAATTAA
- the LOC133783053 gene encoding (R)-mandelonitrile lyase 1-like isoform X2, whose product MASSPLSLIYTLLISLTYIHGKLLVHAVDYDFSYMKSVYNATDLPLVKQYDYIVIGGGTAGCPLAATLSEKYSVLVLERGNAPNAHPNVLVASGFLANLIENDNGDTPAQRFKSEEGVENVRARVLGGTSMINGGFFSEADNDFLANSGVEWDMGEVEKAYEWVKEKIVSHSNLSVWQSAVKEALLEAGVGPDNGVTTKHKLGTKQSGSTFDDMGRRHGAVELLNNGDLKNLVIAIQASVKKIIFSTKSSNPTAIGVIYTDTKGRSHKALLRNKGEVILSAGALGSPQLLLLSGIGPQSYLSSQHIPIVLSQPNVGQFMADNPRNNINLIIPFPLETSIFQVVGVTNDYIIETFSYSLQFSPTILPFSIYPNPIIPTKLILATLAEKIVGPLSTGSLWLASNTNVTATPHVRFNYFSDPIDLARCVSAMRKFGELLKTKSLDRFKYKDLNGNRNFLFFGPPLPTIQSNDSSMEDYCRSSITTFWHYHGGCLVGKVVDGDFMVIGTNSLRVVDGSTFIISPGTNPQATLMMMGRYLGLKMLRERQTQITN is encoded by the exons ATGGCATCATCTCCTCTATCCCTTATTTATACTCTGCTGATATCATTAACTTATATTCATGGAAAATTGTTGGTCCACGCGGTTGATTATG ACTTTAGTTACATGAAATCGGTTTACAATGCAACTGATCTACCATTAGTGAAACAATATGACTACATTGTGATCGGAGGTGGCACAGCCGGATGCCCTTTGGCGGCAACTCTATCAGAAAAATACTCAGTCCTAGTTCTTGAGAGAGGCAACGCCCCTAACGCTCACCCAAATGTGTTGGTTGCATctggctttcttgctaatctcaTTGAAAATGACAATGGTGATACACCGGCGCAGAGGTTCAAGTCAGAGGAAGGTGTGGAGAACGTAAGAGCTAGGGTTTTGGGAGGGACTAGCATGATTAATGGCGGTTTCTTTTCGGAAGCTGACAATGATTTTCTTGCCAATTCTGGCGTGGAATGGGACATGGGTGAGGTTGAGAAGGCGTACGAGTGGGTGAAGGAGAAGATAGTATCACATTCGAATTTATCAGTTTGGCAATCTGCGGTGAAAGAGGCTTTGTTGGAAGCTGGCGTTGGTCCTGATAATGGAGTCACTACAAAACATAAGCTTGGAACTAAACAATCTGGTTCTACATTTGATGATATGGGGCGAAGACATGGAGCTGTGGAGTTACTAAATAATGGAGATCTCAAAAACTTGGTAATTGCAATTCAAGCTTCCGTGAAGAAAATTATCTTCTCTACTAAATCCTCTA ATCCCACTGCTATTGGAGTTATATACACGGATACCAAAGGGAGGTCTCACAAGGCATTATTACGCAATAAGGGAGAAGTAATACTAAGTGCAGGTGCACTTGGAAGCCCTCAACTTTTGCTACTTAGCGGGATCGGTCCTCAATCATACCTTTCATCACAACATATTCCCATAGTCCTTTCCCAACCCAATGTTGGACAATTCATGGCTGATAATCCACGTAACAACATTAATCtcatcatcccatttccattggAAACATCTATTTTTCAAGTTGTTGGGGTTACTAATGATTATATTATAGAAACCTTCTCTTATAGCTTACAATTTTCTCCAACTATATTACCTTTCAGCATTTACCCCAACCCAATAATTCCAACAAAATTGATTCTAGCAACCCTAGCTGAAAAAATAGTGGGGCCCTTATCAACCGGTTCACTATGGTTGGCTTCCAACACTAATGTGACAGCCACACCACATGTTCGGTTCAATTACTTCTCTGACCCGATCGACCTCGCGCGCTGCGTTAGTGCAATGAGGAAGTTTGGTGAGTTACTAAAAACTAAGTCATTAGATCGATTTAAGTACAAAGATTTGAATGGCAATAGGAATTTCTTGTTCTTTGGGCCTCCTTTGCCAACTATCCAGTCTAATGATTCATCCATGGAAGATTATTGTCGAAGTTCGATTACGACCTTTTGGCATTATCATGGGGGTTGTCTAGTGGGGAAGGTTGTGGATGGTGATTTTATGGTCATTGGTACTAATTCACTTCGAGTTGTTGATGGATCAACATTCATTATCTCTCCTGGGACCAATCCTCAGGCCACCTTAATGATGATGGGTCG TTATCTTGGACTAAAGATGTTAAGAGAAAGACAAACTCAAATTACAAATTAA